The Triplophysa rosa linkage group LG15, Trosa_1v2, whole genome shotgun sequence genomic sequence ACTGAATATAAACTTCTTTTCTTTGCAGTTATTTTCACCGGTTTCTCCGGTTTtgattttctgcaaataaatgcaaatagaaacaatatttttattttaaatttgggagaaatattgttagtagtccacagaataaaactaaaataatcattttacctaaacacatacagtatacctataaacagtaaattcagaaaaactgaaaatggtctgtgaaatggtttcttaatttttcCCCTGACTGTATTTTCTAACAAGCTAATAGAGATAATATACCACAAGTCCAAAAGTGGAAAAATAAACCTCAAAATAAGCAAAGTTTTGGGGAATTAATCCAATTAAAATGTTATGATGAAGAAGAAATGTTACAGATTATGCACTCTTTCTATGTCACTAACTGAATGTGCAGTAATAAAGCGTGAATTTTTACTAGTAGTCTCAGACTTTTGAACCCCACCGCATACAGAACTTTTATCTTCAGTTTGAAAAAGTCTCAAATTTAAGGCTATCAGAAAAAGAAAACGTAAAATCGTACTGCAGATGCTAAAAGACAAACAATGAAATCTGAAACGGAGGAACAGATAATGAAGATTGCCCATCACCAGCCCGGCAGGAAGCCagttctgaaaaataaaacgaCTATAATCGTTTTACTAAAGGCGTAAAGCTTGAGCACTTGCACACTACGGGGAGTAAACGCTGAATCACTCTCAGTGTTTTTTCTCATTAGTTACTGCGGTACAGATGAAGTCTCCACATTCTGTTCATTAACTTGATGATGCTCATTAACTCCATTATGCCACTAGTCAACAGATTTCCGAAACTCTCAATCGCTTGATATTGTTCTCCCCAAATAAACAGCAAAGGCAATGAGGAGTAACGTGCCATTATAATGTTCTCATTTGCTTTATGCtgatttaaaagaaaatacaaatctTTGCAAAATTCCTCCCTTCATTCCTTTCACGTGCTTTGAAATGTTCATCTAGCtaagaacagacaaaacagagGAAATCCAAAATTCCTCATCATCCAGAAAAAAAGCTTGAATTCCTTACGGATATCTAGAGCAGAATTTCCACTCTCTACCAATGTGGTGGATGGAAACTGTGTCACAGCTGACAGCGGTCATCTTCCCCAGAAGTCTGACATACTTTATACTGTCTACTCTACATGATAAACGTGTCCCATGTTACAGTCAAACCGGCTGATCCCTAACTGGTCTGTTGTTCCAACTGTTCATGGATGTCCAAAGACAAAGATGGACTGagggttaaaaaataaataatatagagATGCATAAAGGCATCTGTAATGTGGCTCTGCCTCCCAAAGGACATCTGACCTTATTTAGCTCTCACAGTTTCCATAATCTGGTCACCTGGCATTTTTCACAAATAGGGTAGAAAATAGGACCTGAAATGCTTAAAATTCTTATGAGATTGATCCTTTTTTCAACCAAAATctgcaatgcacatttccccAAATTTAGTTTCCCAGAAACTATAATCTGATCACCGATCAGCTGTGACCTCACCTTCATCCTCATATCCCGTCCGTGCTTCTCCAGCTCTTTCCGCATGTCTTCACGGACCTGCTTACTAGCGTTGATCACCAGGTAGTTCCACTCGATAGGCTGGAAAACATGTGGATTGTGGGGCACGTACAGGCCGATCTTCACTTTCTTCATGGTGTGCTGGTAACGCCGGTACGAGTCCTCAAAGTCGAACACCAACTCGCTGAGCGTGCGGAAGCTCAGGGATCGGTCCATGAGGTCGGCACGGCGACTCATCCCCAGGGTACCGTAGCGGCCGTTGCAGTAAACGCCCAACACCACGTGATGGAAGTGATGCCCAGAGAACTGCGTCTTAAAGCTGATGGGGAAACGCTCCACGGAGGTCAGACCGTTGGTTAGGTAGCTAGTGAGAAGGAGTCAAGTGTCTTCCTAACAGATGATTTTATGTCATTAAATGATACAATTAATTCATTGGTCTTGAGTTGATTGAAATTCTTGGCAGAAATTCTTGAATACATCACTTTCAAGAACCGGATTAGCAGCTCCTTGAGAATGAGGTTATAATGAAATAGTCAATTGATTTTTAACAGTGTATTAAAATTCAGAGACTTACCAATGTGTCTCAGGAAAAATACCAAGCATCCCCAAAGTTTCTTAACTGCCTGTGTGTTATTGATTTTTCCGAACTGATTTGTCTTTGAACTTTTAATAACTTTAGTTCACTTTCTGAAAATCAATCAGCTTCCGACTTGCTGTGTCAACAAGAGACTGATGGGATTCGTGCAGTGAATTACAAACTACCTTACCTAAATCTTCAGTGTGTAACCCATCCCACACTATTTGTGATACAGACATGAACCATTCAACAAATCAAAAACTTTGCTGAGGAGTCCAACAATTTATATAAGTAATCAAACATATTTTCACCTGACAGacaataaagtttttaaaacaacagtaCAGACTGAAGGGCTATAACTATCAACATTTGACTTaacgggacagttcacccataaatacaaattctgtcatcatttctttaccctcatgtttggtcaaaacctatatatgactcttacttctgtaaaacaaaagatattttgagaaacgtctcagtggttttgtcttcATACAATGGAATCGATAAGggtcaatgctgtttggttaccaacattcttgaaaatatcttttgtgttgtgcagatgaaagtcatacaggtttagaatgacatgagtgtgaataaatgaagaaagaCTTTAAGCTTCCACCTGACAatagcctagcaaccacccagaacaccctagcaaccacaaaaCAACACTATAAATCACTCCGAGTATGACATGACTACGTGGCaccaccctggcaaccacccacagAATCATGGCAACAACTTTTAGCAAacgtaaaaatccagttttgaATACTGTCAATGCTTACAACTCATAagtgaaatatggaaataatgTGATTTTTGTCAAGATCGAATTGGTCAGCAGGTAATCGGCTAGACTGCCGATCCCCTCTGGGCTTCTCCCTGTGTCTACGTCATCTCTTCTGTAGTGTTATGTAAGAGCGATCAGTGTTCACTGCGGCATGGCCACACATGATGAGCAGTCGCCAGCCTGTGAGAGCATTCCCAGGGTTCACACCAGACCTCATCTGCAACCTGGAGAAAAAGCCTACGAACAACTTGTGCTCTGATCTCATACACATGAATTACAGCAGTAAAGGGAGTGATTTAGGGAAAACTTTAATAAATGGAAagattttgaacatttttttttaaatccaagCACGCTGTGCCGACACCATGATGAAATGCTTTGTACTTTCTCTTTCATGAATCATAAGTGTCATACTTGTTAGTAAACAGTGTGCAGTTTCACTTTGTGTCAAGCATAAGCTGCCAATTCAGCCAAAGGCACAGGCAACAGATCTGTTAAGCCTGTGCGCCAAACAATGCGACGTAAGGTCCTGGAACGGCCTCGCTGCCTAACCATCTGCCTTTCAAAGACAATCACCAGCACACCCATCTACACAATCTTCTGATATTCCTAACACAAGCTTTTCTGTTTATTAATGACCCATCACAGACCCCATACAGATCAGTAATGTGACATCTAACGGAAACAGAAAATACAGTGCGAAATATTGTATAGGGTGTCCAAGAAAATGATTAATTATTATTGGTTAATGTCAATCTTGATCTTATTAGCATTTCTGACGTTTTCCACCTTTCGTTTCTCTGACTCTGTGCTGAGGTTTCTTTGCGTAACCGCCTCtgtatacacacaaatacacacacccACAAAACCCCCTCCagtgttataaaaagaagacaCCACAGGTTCACATTACCCATCCACAAGATCACGTGATCCGCTCAGCAGAGGTGCTGTGAATTTCAACATTCTAATCTGTAAAGTGTTGGGATTACTTCTGATATAGGCTCCGAGCACATGGTGTGGAATTATCACTTTTACATATGCAGACAGCTGGCAAGTTTTGTCTTTTAGGAGTTTGCAAAGCATTACATAACTATACAATACATGTTATGCAATGCAAAGTGaacaaaaatgatgttatgtacAGGACCAAATACTCCCCGTCCGTGTCACATATTTCCCGAATTAACTGATATGATCCAAATAAATTTATGGCCTGCCCACAGAAGCCAATGTATTTACAGGATTATAATAGCTAAAGCTTTCACCGATCTTATATTCATCTgcttttcaattcaattcaattcaattcaattttatttatatagcgcttttcacaatgtgcattgttccaaagcagctttacaggagcaaataagaaaaacacagaaaggtaaaacacagcacagtgcatggtgtttatagaccaagcaagatcattataataaataatatctaataaataaatgaataaataattaaataattaattaattaattaatgctTTTGCCAAGTAATCCATGAtggacaaacattttttaatcgGATTATTGTCTCTTTAACTCCGGACacaatttaaatgtgtttatagcTTCGTAAGACATTTCCTTTTTCCTTTTAGTATATCCAGTATATACTACAATGTATTCCCGCTATAAATTTACACCGTTGGTAAAGATCGACCAACTAACCCAACCCGATCTCATGGgaaaatgtaacaattttacAGGGTGGTGATTTCATATGAATTCGTATAATGGGAATCACACAAAACGTACGATTATTAAAAACGTaaggaagccccacccctaaacctggtttaagatagtcatgtgctggtttaaagggatacttcacctaaaaatgaaaattctgtcatcgtttactcaccttcgagttgttccaaatgtgtatacatttctttgttctgatgaacagagaaaaatatttggaagaatgtttataaccaaacagatctcaacacccattgactcccattgactaccaacaatggtagttaaaagtgccccagaactgtttgctgtcctacattcaacagaacaaaaaaaagataaagtaattttttcctactatgggagtcaatgggtgttgatctgtttggttacaagcattcttccaaatatctttctctgtgttcatcagaacaatgaaatttattcacatttggaacaactcgaaggtgagtaaatgatgacagacttttcatttttgggtgtaaagtatcactttaagccgGTCCTAAACCAGCTCAGCACCATCTTAAACCACCAAAtgaccagctaccatgcttcaaaacctacctaaccagcacatgctgtttttttcaacaggggtgtGACCAACAGAAGATTGATACGCCACAGCGTGGCCTTTTCAGTTGGAGGAAATGCTAATACTAGTAATATCACACCATCCCATTTTGTACAAAACAGCTTTAACATAACGAAAATGAGAATAGCAGTGCAAATAAGTTGGGATCCATGATGTGTGCATTGCTATGGTTGCTGCCCATACGAAAAAACGTAGCATTCTGAAAGTGCAGTGTGTGCAGATCTCTAAAAAGCATATCTGCCGAAGAAGTCTGAACCAACAGTGCGTCTTTGTGCGTTCGGCTTCTGCTCGGACCCGGATGATGACATCAACCTTGTGTAAACCCATGACCCGGGTCTGAAAACTGACACTAATGGTTTTTGAAGGAACTCAACCTCCTGGCGGCACTAAATGGCACAGCTGCCTGTACCGCATGCACTGCATCTGTCTTAAGAAGGAGAATCTACTTTGACTCCTAGTTTCCTAGCAACAGCTGAATAAAAGTGCCTCGGGCTGAGTTAAAAGGGTGGGGGATCATAAGGAAATGAGTGATGTGAAGCACATCGCTTTTGATAGATCAATGCTACTTATGGAGCTCTCTCCATCTCAATTTGAGTGCAAATGAGCTTTTAGGAATAATTATGTAAGTAAGAAAGTGAAATGGAGTTTTCCCAAGAAAAGTAACTTTACTTGATGGTTTATTCTGAAGGAAGTGGTTTATGTTTGTATGCTTCTACATGGCTGCTAGGTTATGTCATACCGGATCAAGTTTAAACAGCTAACCCTCAAGTCTCTACATTCTGGTCTCTAAAGCGGAAGTCCCTTCCTccaaccaaacaaaaaaatcttacaGTAAGAGTGTTTAGAAAATCCGACATCTCAGCAAGCTGCAGGATTTGAGGCATCACTCACAAACAGTGGTGCAAAATTACACCAAAGTTAATACGTAGGCTTGAGGATTTTGTTAAAATCCCTGAGCTGTCGTAACAGTGATGCAGCATCGAGGGATTTCACCGGTGTGAAACCAGGTGCAAGGATACATTCCAAGGATAACTGCTTCAAGGCATTTAATGGGAAGTGATTCTCGTATCATCTCTCTGGCGGTCTCCATCAACCTGACGGACAGGGAAAAAGATTAGATCAAGTAAGGCACTTACTTATTTCAAACTGAAATGAACCTACATGTTTAGATACACTTATGGGAAAACAACCAAACTAAAACTGCTATTTAACTGCAAacctaatataaatataaatatactatCAACCTAtattataaacaatataaaatactacattgttaatattacatttaaagtatattgaaaaatattaaaataattatattgaaaaatattaaatataattatattgaaAAACATAAGCACTTGTATTattacaaatgtattattttacatatttttaaatatatattaaatgatttaatatattgacaattaatataaatacatattctTTGCGTAAGATATGTTACATGATGCTTTTGTAAACACCAATAATTCTAACTACATGAATAACCTCCTAATTtatatagacggttttatcagacgcacgcgcctggcccaaagttaacttccggtctgtgttagTTAAtcggctagtggctaataatataactatttatatttgaattatatgTATATTCATTtagattaatattttattgtatagtgattgtattaaatatacaatttgttgaaatttattGTATGGGTCGTATAACTATGTCgtatttaagtttagccaagtaacggttcttctggTATCCCAAAacaatactggctagacatacttttaacttgctagctaatgtaatttacttatttcttttgcttgttataatCTGCAGGGACTCCATTCTTTGCTGGTGTGTCGATTCGAGTCACAAAAgtgcacagtaacgtttgtttatgttgttgctttgaaactgtctaAAGACGCTTCGAAAgacgtaaacaatgctggttCAAAAGAACGACctgtttctatttttttaaCTGTGAACAAAAGTTTGAACTAAATACAACCaacgaatcaaaatgttaaacgaatataTTTAAGATTCAATTATATatgtacgttttttttttacatttacatcttttgaagtggtctatatgcACGTTTAAGAGCAGTGCAGCCCCTTTAAAAATCACAACCGTAAAACTTCACTTTACTTGGAATTATCaagaaatgtgtaaaataaattattgcAAGGTTATGATCAGTGTTAAGTGTTACatttagttgttgttttttgtgagaGGACATGTCAGCATATTACACTATGCTTgcaaaaactgcagaaaacaacaaaactatGTTTTCAATAGTGTAAAATTAGTAGACAAGTACAAGAATAACAGGAAAAAGGGGGTATTCAGACAGGACGATAAAAATGTCAGGATGATGTCGGCACTCACCCGCTCAGAGGTCTAGCTTTCTTTATCTCAAAGAACTGGGTTCCAGTGTGGTTGTATCTGTCAGCAGTTAAGGAACAATGTGAGGACGTTAAGTTTGTTCGCCTCATTTGGGAAGCgcctttttcctgttttttttccattatgATTCATGCGTGTCTAAGCGCACAGCTGCTAACAAGATCCTGCTAAAACCTTCATCCTCATTTCCTCTCACAGATTCCCTTCGCACTGAAATATTACTCACACACAGTGATGAACGTAAATATCCTCAGCAGCTGAATGACTGCTGAAGCCATACTGTAGACATTGTGTTAGACAAGATGTTATGACGTTATCTAACTTACAGTATAAGTTACACAGAAATCTATATCTACACACAAAATCCTTCATCTGTCTACCTTTAAAGTACAACATAACTCAGATGAAAGACACATTGCATATCTGAGTACCTAAAGTATTCAGACCTGTCCGTAATATCACTCTAAATTAAAGTGACTGACACTTCAACTGAATGGTGTTTGAGTGACTCAAGTAGACAGAATAAATTATACAAAGTGGAAGAACATCACTGACATTCTAAATAAGTACTCATGAATCTATAATGCATTCTGAACAATCTGGATTCTAGAGTATGTTTGTCTCAGGGTCTTAAATGCAAATGGGTTGCACAGGGTTAAGGATACTGCAGGTTTCTCATGTAGTTCTGGACGGCGTGCAGCCAGTCAGGCACAGACATGGATGGCTTAAAGTTTGGAACCGATGGCACGGGGGGctgaaataaacaaagacaGTGTTACCGAAATAACAGCAGAGAACATTTAAAGTGTCACAGGAATGAGTCCATTCAAAAGGTATGTATATTGCCTAGAAAGATCATTTTGGCCAAATCTTAAGGTAGCATTGGATGAATCTTTCAAAGGCCCAGACCCAGAAAGACAAATATTTAGTGAGAATACTTTGAGTAAACAATCCTTTAAGTCCAACTAAaccccttaaagggatagtttgtttatcatttactcaccttcatatcgttccaaacctgtatgacttactttcatttgcagaacacaaagaagatattttgaataacttTGGTAGCCAAATAACACACAAAACcagacttttctcaaaatatattttgtattccccagaagaaagagtcgtttgacagtttttttatttttaggggtGAACTGTGTTTAATAAGAAGACCAGGTTCAAACCAAGACAGTCACAAGTCAACTTCTCCTTTCTAATAGAAATCACCATGAGTTTCACAACAACAAAACCTAAAAACACATCAGTCCGATTTAATCTGATGTCTAAAAGGAATGAAAGGTCTTTATCATCTGATTCTGTAGAAACAATAACTTACTGAGCATTTGCACATCGACAATGTCGATCACATACGATCTCCGTAACTGTAAATGACCCGTGAGGAGAaaagaacaataaacaaatgtcTTCTTGCACACAAGCTTCCATTCACAAGAAGCACAGAAGCTGCTAATGACACATTAAATACATATAGTACCAAAGCTTTTCACATGCAGGCAaggtcttatttttattaagctCTATGATAAGAGCCCCATCTCTACTGTAGACAGATGAGGAAATGAGAATTAGAATCATCTCCTGTTTCTTCCTTATCTCTCTCCTCTCAGTGCAGAGGAATGAGTAGTTTCTAAAAGGAGAGAAGTctcatattgacttttgaaaCCTTTAACAACCGGATAAAGAAATGAAACACACAGTACAATGTACTTAGTTCTGCAGCAACGCTATGATGGCAGAATATCAATGCTGCTGTTCTGAGCAAAATAACTCTGAGCAGCTTTTTTAAGAAGATACACACTTCAGCTTCTCACAAAAGGTGTTTGGCATCCTGAGGTGCTACAAACGTCACTGGAACCTAAAAACCTTGTGAAAGTAGTGCTATTGAACATTGTAgcatatgtattttttattaacaagaAACATTGTTACAGTTTGTTTTTGGAACAGACATACACCCTTATGTTTGGATGGTGACCCATCAGTTCTAAATGATCTTATTACAGAACTGGTTACTGAtaggctttaaagggatagtttaccccaaaattaaaattctgtcatcctttattcaccctcatgtcattctaaacttgtatatgactcttgtTGAGAAATgttgagatattttgagatatgtcttagtggttttgtgtccatacaatggaagtcaatgggggccactgttgtttggttaccgacattcttctaaatatcttcttttgtgttctgccgaagtaagtcatacagttttggaatgacatgagggtgagtaactgatgaaagaattttcatttctgggtgaacaatccctttaaattcGCTTAACACAAAGCACATTTTGAGAACTTGAATATCGCCgctgcactttttaatactttttattggttagatatttgcaaaacccagtgaaaaacataaacggtgattaataataatgatttatggcaacaacaacaaaaaaatcacaaaatatggagatacgaggctTCAGAAGGACAAAGCAGAGATGTCTGAATACATACGTCActtaaaatattgattttgacAGTCTGAATTCTCTGAAGGAGTGTTCATTTACTCTTCTCTACTCCGTTGGCTTAAGTCTGAACTGGGTCTGTCCCTCCCTGAAAGGAGGTCAACAAAAATAGGACACCCTCCACCATCACAGTACTGTTAGTTGACCTCTGCCCACTCGTGGGACTGTACCGAAACTCGAGACTAACTATAGCTGACACTACAACCCACCCAAAACATTTGCCTATCTatagattttgactttttggttGGTATGTTTTCCATCTTTTAGGTAGTTAGTGCTCCATTATTTGCTAGTTTGGTAGTTATTTTAACCATGTGATGCATCAAAACAATTTCATAaccattttttatgtac encodes the following:
- the vash2 gene encoding tubulinyl-Tyr carboxypeptidase 2; the protein is MTGPSATSSGSTAKISRHGRSKSTSTYCHTTRPAAESSLSTAANNTGRSSGEEEEKDGGVPFYVNRTGFPIDAVTWERMWSHVAKVHPDGQEMVERIRNAAHLPKPPVPSVPNFKPSMSVPDWLHAVQNYMRNLQYNHTGTQFFEIKKARPLSGLMETAREMIRESLPIKCLEAVILGIYLTNGLTSVERFPISFKTQFSGHHFHHVVLGVYCNGRYGTLGMSRRADLMDRSLSFRTLSELVFDFEDSYRRYQHTMKKVKIGLYVPHNPHVFQPIEWNYLVINASKQVREDMRKELEKHGRDMRMKILKSSSAQSPIKERSRGKSLSPRRRPGTSPQRRQHVHRRDKSPAALDRKPAELSTFGDGYQIRI